Proteins encoded in a region of the Trypanosoma brucei gambiense DAL972 chromosome 11, complete sequence genome:
- a CDS encoding Trichohyalin, putative, which produces MPDSEGAASIHDERPSEVPEGGSPLGEAAITSMANGHSKVKRRRILQREIDKFRQQSIENAKQTVSRIKASEVEVKRRREQDAETRAKRAEDVKKSLEEERLFLQKVREREEQRKVAQVKLLRTSTPPREEVRRRIEEDRRKNRERVQAESEKLLAAAREEEERRREMILKRKQEEEEAPRKQRNAELERKAKELENLKKSLERDRQAIRKAREEEERRKAREVRILRRIEKDWCAEAVKESLEHRRKIKERVQAESEKLLAAAREEEERRMEMILKRKQGEEDGPRRVQESELEKQRKAKELENLKKSLEEERLFLRKMREEEEQRKVAQVKLLRTSTPPREEVRRRIEEDRRKNRERVQAESEKLLAAAREEEERRRKMILQKKQGEEEAPRKQRNAELERKAKELENLKKSLERDRQAIRKAREEEEQRKVAQVKLLRTSTPPREEVRRRIEEDRRKNRERVQAESEKLLAAAREEEERRMEMILKRKQGEEDGPRRVQESELEKQRKAKELENLKRRLEKDRLALQKIRKEDDSVDETAMAENGIVELLEVAHAVVEEGEKVLLQRKHTTREVSTPRRMEVEKKKAKAVEDIKKALEEERLARQKEREQEVQRKAEQVRLLREKMKQRREDLLRAQEEKRKKAAEGIWEFVPVS; this is translated from the coding sequence ATGCCTGACAGCGAGGGTGCAGCTTCCATTCACGATGAGCGTCCTTCTGAAGTTCCAGAGGGCGGCTCTCCACTCGGTGAAGCAGCTATCACTTCAATGGCTAACGGCCATTCCAAGGTGAAGAGACGACGGATTCTTCAAAGGGAGATAGACAAATTCCGGCAGCAGAGTATTGAAAACGCGAAACAAACTGTAAGCAGAATAAAGGCGAGCGAAGTCGAGGTGAAGAGACGACGTGAACAGGATGCCGAGACGAGGGCAAAAAGGGCTGAAGATGTGAAGAAATCTTTGGAGGAGGAGCGTCTTTTTCTACAAAAGGTGCGTGAAAGGGAGGAGCAACGCAAGGTTGCCCAGGTTAAACTCCTTCGGACAAGCACTCCGCCACGCGAAGAGGTTAGAAGACGCATCGAGGAAGACCGCAGGAAAAACCGAGAGCGTGTACAAGCTGAGAGTGAGAAACTTCTGGCTGCTGcacgtgaggaggaggagaggcgAAGGGAAATGATCCTTAAGAGGAagcaagaggaggaggaggccccACGGAAACAGCGAAACGCTGAGCTGGAAAGGAAGGCAAAGGAGCTTGAGAACCTCAAGAAATCGTTGGAAAGGGACCGCCAGGCTATTCGGAAAGcacgtgaggaggaggagcgacGCAAAGCGCGGGAGGTGCGGATACTTCGCAGGATTGAAAAAGACTGGTGCGCGGAGGCTGTGAAAGAGTCTTTGGAGCATCGGCGAAAGATCAAAGAGCGTGTACAAGCTGAGAGTGAGAAACTTCTGGCTGCTGcacgtgaggaggaggagaggcgAATGGAGATGATCCTTAAGAGGAAGCAAGGTGAGGAGGATGGCCCACGACGGGTGCAAGAGTCTGAGCTTgagaagcaaaggaaggcAAAGGAGCTTGAGAACCTCAAGAAATCgttggaagaggagcgtcttTTTCTCAGAAAGATGCgcgaagaggaggagcaaCGCAAGGTTGCCCAGGTTAAACTCCTTCGGACAAGCACTCCGCCACGCGAAGAGGTTAGAAGACGCATCGAGGAAGACCGCAGGAAAAACCGAGAGCGTGTACAAGCTGAGAGTGAGAAACTTCTGGCTGCTGcacgtgaggaggaggagaggcgAAGGAAGATGATCCTtcagaaaaaacaaggggaggaggaggccccACGGAAACAGCGAAACGCTGAGCTGGAAAGGAAGGCAAAGGAGCTTGAGAACCTCAAGAAATCGTTGGAAAGGGACCGCCAGGCTATTCGGAAAGcacgtgaggaggaggagcaacgCAAGGTTGCCCAGGTTAAACTCCTTCGGACAAGCACTCCGCCACGCGAAGAGGTTAGAAGACGCATCGAGGAAGACCGCAGGAAAAACCGAGAGCGTGTACAAGCTGAGAGTGAGAAACTTCTGGCTGCTGcacgtgaggaggaggagaggcgAATGGAGATGATCCTTAAGAGGAAGCAAGGTGAGGAGGATGGCCCACGACGGGTGCAAGAGTCTGAGCTTgagaagcaaaggaaggcAAAGGAGCTTGAGAACCTCAAGAGGCGTCTGGAGAAGGATCGTCTTGCCCTCCAGAAGATTCGTAAGGAGGACGACAGCGTTGACGAGACCGCAATGGCGGAGAATGGAATCGTGGAACTGCTTGAAGTCGCCCACGCTGTCGtcgaggaaggggaaaaggttcTGCTGCAAAGAAAGCATACCACCAGGGAGGTCAGCACACCGAGGCGCATGGAAgtggagaagaagaaagcgaAGGCAGTGGAGGATATAAAGAAAGCCCTTGAGGAAGAGCGCTTGGCTCGGCAGAAGGAACGTGAGCAGGAGGTCCAACGCAAGGCGGAGCAGGTTCGACTGTTACGCGAGAAGATGAAGCAGCGACGCGAGGACCTGCTGAGGGcgcaggaggaaaaaaggaaaaaggcaGCTGAGGGCATTTGGGAGTTCGTGCCCGTTTCGTAG
- a CDS encoding 2,3-bisphosphoglycerate-independent phosphoglycerate mutase-like protein, putative: MRNAIADATSSHLEGPTTLVFVYGTLQRGENNYPWWLANPRHAAFITVAITRRRYPLFVNLLPGSSSCSPCLLNLPEEGEEDFPEGSFAGVDSDGRVTAHHVVGELFAVTETMKRWLDVLEDVETGLYSVGTIDVVPLDNAQFVERVLLVGEGEAIRALVYFRERDYSEDWRSPSPKCGSTLLRRFSASECVRIYGHRFTGSPAHLRGAVGLREGLERIGHRSPTATPVNPKPIVLFIIDGIGDVSYPGLGHRTPLEVVSGCPSRGEGSGGTGQGDDETFDKFVAPGINVVTRHGVSGVMDVFEAGVTCGSDTAHLSIFGYPPQQYYRGRGAYEALGAGLHLDEGDIAFKCNFSVLDENTGIVLKRRCDRDFTREGPILCEFLDGVVVEVEPEHEIGEVKTHTLKVRYATEHRCGVAITGNGLSHKITGTDPLADDRPLLHCKPTVPPGHEEYEAALYTSRVVNAASERVNELLRCHPINETRRVEGKQVANIVLFRGASNKGWVPPFTVRHGLNGFIVSPTCIIKGLGICCGLSSVDAEGATGDWHTNVNAKVDAVLKELGVANLVEKGSGDNTEEITASPYNFAVLHVKGVDDAGHECSLTHKLVMLKKCGDAMQRLWDALPTGSTMVVLADHSTPISLGDHSCEPVPVSLATKGSEITDGVQFYSEVECVAGALGRFRGEVLMDVVKRAHHWYHYRQ, from the coding sequence ATGAGGAATGCGATAGCAGATGCGACGAGCAGCCACTTGGAAGGACCCACCACTCTTGTGTTTGTCTATGGTACTCTCCAGCGTGGAGAGAACAACTACCCCTGGTGGTTGGCCAACCCACGGCATGCCGCCTTCATTACTGTGGCGATAACTAGGAGGCGGTATCCATTATTTGTCAATCTGCTTCCTGGGAGCAGTTCCTGTTCGCCCTGTTTACTCAACCTTCCggaagaaggggaggaaGATTTTCCCGAAGGTAGTTTTGCAGGTGTTGATAGTGACGGTCGTGTGACGGCGCATCATGTCGTGGGTGAATTGTTTGCGGTCACGGAAACTATGAAACGGTGGCTTGATGTGCTGGAGGACGTGGAAACAGGGTTATATAGCGTTGGTACCATAGATGTTGTTCCCCTCGACAACGCGCAGTTTGTAGAGAGAGTACTGCTTGTCGGGGAGGGCGAGGCGATACGTGCGCTGGTTTACTTCCGTGAAAGGGATTATTCAGAGGACTGGAGGAGCCCTAGTCCCAAGTGCGGCTCGACGTTGTTGAGGCGATTTTCAGCATCGGAATGCGTGCGGATTTATGGTCACCGTTTCACTGGGTCGCCTGCCCACCTCCGGGGGGCGGTGGGGTTGAGGGAAGGCCTTGAGCGGATTGGTCACCGGAGTCCCACAGCTACCCCCGTCAACCCGAAGCCCATCGTACTATTCATTATTGACGGGATTGGGGACGTCTCATATCCGGGGTTGGGTCACCGCACCCCTCTTGAGGTCGTCTCCGGTTGTCCCTCCCGTGGCGAGGGTAGTGGCGGCACTGGTCAAGGCGACGATGAAACATTCGATAAATTTGTAGCCCCTGGAATCAATGTGGTGACACGACATGGTGTCAGTGGTGTCATGGATGTTTTTGAAGCTGGTGTCACTTGCGGCAGCGATACGGCACACTTGTCAATTTTCGGCTATCCCCCCCAGCAGTATTACAGGGGTCGCGGAGCATATGAAGCCTTGGGAGCGGGGTTACACCTCGATGAGGGTGATATCGCCTTCAAATGtaatttttctgttttagATGAGAACACAGGCATCGTGCTGAAGCGGCGCTGTGATCGCGACTTCACACGTGAGGGGCCAATTCTTTGCGAGTTCCTTGACGGTGTGGTCGTTGAAGTCGAGCCCGAACACGAGATAGGCGAAGTGAAGACCCACACGCTGAAGGTGCGCTACGCGACAGAGCACCGCTGCGGTGTGGCCATCACTGGTAACGGCCTCTCACATAAGATCACAGGGACAGACCCTCTCGCTGATGATCGTCCGCTGCTTCACTGCAAACCGACTGTGCCACCTGGCCACGAGGAGTACGAGGCGGCACTTTACACTAGCCGTGTTGTCAATGCGGCATCGGAGCGTGTGAACGAGTTACTGCGGTGCCACCCAATTAACGAAACCCGGCGCGTAGAAGGGAAACAAGTTGCAAATATTGTTCTTTTCCGCGGTGCCTCAAACAAGGGATGGGTTCCACCGTTTACGGTACGCCATGGACTTAACGGCTTCATCGTGAGTCCCACATGCATCATAAAAGGATTAGGCATCTGTTGTGGACTAAGCTCTGTGGATGCGGAGGGGGCTACTGGCGATTGGCACACAAATGTCAACGCCAAAGTGGATGCCGTACTAAAGGAACTGGGAGTTGCGAATTTGGTGGAGAAAGGTAGCGGTGATAATACCGAAGAAATCACTGCATCTCCATACAATTTTGCTGTGCTCCATGTGAAGGGTGTCGATGACGCTGGGCATGAGTGCAGTTTAACGCACAAATTGGTGATGCTGAAGAAGTGTGGTGATGCCATGCAGCGGTTGTGGGATGCCCTTCCCACCGGAAGCACAATGGTAGTGTTGGCAGACCATTCCACACCAATTTCTCTAGGGGACCACAGCTGTGAACCGGTGCCCGTTTCTCTGGCAACTAAGGGGTCTGAAATCACGGATGGTGTGCAGTTCTATAGCGAGGTCGAATGTGTTGCAGGAGCTCTCGGACGGTTCCGCGGTGAGGTTCTAATGGACGTTGTCAAGCGTGCGCACCATTGGTATCACTACCGCCAGTAA
- a CDS encoding cyclin dependent kinase-binding protein,putative: MNDLSAVGDRSSSAVTEGSAISSGSGGTAAATSSDCTPTTSRARSVVQEQLSRTTSLLEDVHPCVQATGGDLGKDSTSDLGCPYAVTVGRTPHRELGPPPSGGGSSTTLNTGNSEVPAATHLPQQGGEHELNLDACIHPKQVAFLTGIGEMARQHARQHRQQNRATRRRDDASACSSSCSDTERHAARLSVGALISAEGQRVRMHLVQAAASASSSGCQADSSSSEKRSCEGICGRYQTAFSLCTIISAFQPRKASYWQDDHLVEPYHGESYGPIAQRSRFNKSDDNSVSGERDDDVNRSGPAADGGLLYNAASSAENGDYNDENFEPADGAPSDVADDDRAMRSYGKMLIHNGCRSDNVFSDAFFLDKGNITGGERRKKLIVLHSYRASVISFVDKKVLKKDINNHFYVQHPELEVREIKLTHMRAIRTDLLNLALEENSPVELATVAYANWYFERLIMRGMVGKRNRRLALAVCLLLAIKFVETGDVHRKIQYLKARIRHDDAFKGVTWQKTQEWEFCAYVGLEFTLLPSPGNRVVETHLERLLAQVNLTSQEYYSKKFAWP, translated from the coding sequence ATGAACGATCTGTCCGCAGTCGGCgaccgcagcagcagcgcagTGACGGAAGGTAGTGCAATCTCTAGTGGCTCTGGTGGCACCGCGGCGGCTACAAGCAGCGATTGTACTCCAACTACCTCCCGTGCTCGAAGTGTGGTTCAGGAGCAGCTGTCTCGGACAACTTCACTTCTTGAAGATGTCCATCCGTGTGTGCAGGCAACTGGTGGTGACCTTGGTAAGGACTCGACGAGTGACCTGGGTTGCCCCTATGCGGTTACAGTCGGAAGGACGCCCCACCGGGAGCTGGGGCCGCCCCCCTCAGGGGGGGGTTCGTCGACGACGCTAAACACTGGGAATTCTGAAGTTCCTGCGGCGACGCATCTCCCCCAACAAGGCGGGGAGCATGAACTGAACCTCGATGCGTGCATTCATCCCAAACAAGTGGCCTTTCTCACTGGAATCGGGGAAATGGCACGGCAGCATGCTCGTCAGCACAGGCAGCAGAACCGCGCCACCAGGAGACGTGACGACGCCTCGGCATGCAGCAGCTCCTGTTCCGACACAGAACGTCATGCAGCCCGACTTTCTGTTGGAGCACTGATTAGCGCTGAAGGACAGCGCGTTCGCATGCATCTTGTACAGGCGGCAGCTTCGGCGTCGTCATCTGGTTGCCAAGCGGACAGCAGTAGCTCCGAAAAACGGAGTTGCGAGGGAATTTGTGGTCGCTATCAGACAGCCTTCAGTCTTTGCACAATTATTTCTGCCTTTCAACCCCGTAAGGCTTCCTATTGGCAGGATGACCACCTTGTGGAGCCCTATCACGGCGAAAGTTATGGACCCATTGCACAGCGCTCTCGTTTCAATAAAAGCGATGACAACAGCGTTAGTGGGGAAAGGGACGATGATGTTAACAGAAGTGGTCCCGCGGCAGACGGTGGCCTTCTGTACAATGCCGCGTCCTCCGCGGAGAACGGCGACTATAACGATGAGAACTTTGAACCAGCAGACGGCGCACCGAGCGATGTTGCGGATGATGATCGTGCGATGAGATCCTACGGCAAGATGCTGATCCACAATGGTTGTCGCAGCGACAATGTCTTTAGTGACGCCTTTTTCCTCGATAAGGGCAACATTACCGGTGGAGAGCGACGCAAGAAGCTGATCGTTTTGCACTCCTACCGTGCCTCTGTCATCTCTTTTGTTGACAAAAAAGTTCTGAAGAAGGACATCAATAATCACTTCTACGTTCAGCACCCAGAGTTGGAGGTTCGTGAAATCAAGCTAACTCACATGCGAGCTATACGCACGGATTTGCTGAATCTCGCGTTGGAAGAGAATTCTCCAGTTGAATTAGCCACTGTGGCGTATGCAAACTGGTACTTTGAGCGGCTTATCATGCGCGGAATGGTTGGTAAGCGGAACCGTCGTCTTGCACTTGCCGTCTGTCTTTTGTTGGCAATCAAATTTGTCGAGACAGGTGATGTACACCGCAAGATACAGTATCTGAAGGCGCGCATTCGGCACGACGACGCATTCAAGGGGGTGACGTGGCAGAAAACACAAGAGTGGGAGTTCTGTGCGTACGTTGGGCTCGAGTTCAcacttcttccttcccccGGAAACCGTGTTGTCGAAACTCACCTGGAGCGGTTACTTGCTCAAGTGAACTTGACATCCCAAGAGTATTACAGTAAGAAGTTTGCGTGGCCCTAA
- a CDS encoding glycosomal membrane protein, putative, protein MSEFQRFVKLLEQTDGRDKILKAFSGVFKALGSLDTCQSRSSAFGAVGKSIGDARCLLRMAKWVGDVPKMQNAIQDCRAKGKVNMKEVLKFLRVLCNFLYVLGDNVAFVARYNLLALRHKSIHLKAKTAQFWGFFLAAVLDVVALYGALQKRASDPATSKKEMKAALISFVKDASDTLVTMAFVGYLREVWRPSATTSGALTAVAGGVATYLNWNKIK, encoded by the coding sequence ATGTCTGAGTTCCAAAGGTTTGTTAAGCTTCTTGAGCAGACAGATGGCCGCGACAAGATTCTAAAGGCATTTTCTGGTGTCTTTAAGGCACTTGGCTCCCTCGACACCTGTCAGAGCCGCTCAAGTGCGTTTGGCGCCGTCGGGAAGTCTATTGGAGACGCCCGTTGTCTCCTTCGTATGGCGAAGTGGGTGGGTGATGTGCCCAAGATGCAGAATGCCATTCAGGATTGCAGGGCAAAGGGCAAGGTCAACATGAAAGAGGTCTTGAAGTTCCTCCGCGTGCTGTGCAACTTCCTCTATGTGCTCGGCGACAATGTGGCCTTCGTCGCCCGCTACAATTTGTTGGCTTTGCGGCACAAGAGCATCCACCTAAAGGCAAAAACAGCGCAATTCTGGGGATTCTTCCTTGCCGCTgtgcttgatgttgttgcccTTTACGGTGCGCTTCAGAAGCGTGCGAGTGACCCCGCCACAAGCAAGAAGGAGATGAAGGCAGCACTTATCAGTTTCGTAAAGGATGCCTCGGACACCCTCGTAACAATGGCCTTTGTTGGTTACCTCCGTGAAGTCTGGCGACCCAGCGCGACAACTTCTGGAGCTCTCACTGCAGTTGCTGGTGGTGTTGCAACGTATTTGAACTGGAACAAGATCAAATAG